The DNA window CTCGTCGATCGCTTTGGCGTCCGCCGCACGGTGGTGGTCGCCTGTTCCGGATTGGCGATCACTCTGACGTTCCTCGCCTTTGCCGATCGGCTGGCGGAAGGCCTGGCAACGGCGTTGCCTTTCTTCCCCGTCAGTGTGGCCTCCTTCGCGCTCCTCGCCCTGGGGTTCACGGGGATCCGCTTCAGCGGCCAGGGCATGCTCACCCTGGTGAGCCGAACCATGATGGCGCGCTGGTTCGAGCGGCGACGCGGTCTGGTCTCCGCCATTTCGGGCCCCTTCGTGAATTTCTCTTTTGCGGGAGCGCCGCTCCTGCTTGCGTTGTGGATCAGTCGAGCGGGCTGGCGAGGCGCTTGGCTCGAGATGGCCATCACGGTCGGCGTCGGAATGAGTGCAATCGGCTGGCTCCTGTTCCGGGAGAGCCCGGAGGAGTGCGGCCTGGGCATGGACGGCGATGAGCCGGTGGCGAAGGCGACCTCCCCTGCCACGACCCATCATGAGGGAGAGCATGGCTTCACCCGCGCCGAAGCTCTTCGAACCGGTGCCTTCTGGTTGGTCACGTCCGGCATCGGGATCCAGGCCATGGTCGGGACGGGCATCACGTTCCACATCGTCGACCTGGGTGCGGAGATGGGGCTCAATGCGGCGCAATCCGTGGCGATCTTCCTGCCCATCGCGCTGGTCACGACGCCGGTCGGTTTCCTCGCAGGCATGGCCGCCGATCGCTACCCGATTCGCCACCTGATCATGACGATGATGGTCGGGCAGGTGTTGATGTTCGCCGGCATCGCGAACATGGCGGACCCTTGGCTGCGCTTCGTTGCCATTGCGGGCTGGGGTGTTGCCAGCGGCTTCTACGGACCGCTCACCGTCGCTGCCTTGCCGAGTTTCTTTGGAAGAACCCATCTGGGCTCGATCCAAGGCGCCATGATGAGTTGCCTGGTCATCTCCAGCGCCCTCGGCCCATCAGCCCTGGCCCTTCTACGCGACCAGTTCGATTCCTACGTGCCGGGCCTCTACTTGATGATCGCTCTGCCCATCGGCGTTCTGCTCGTCGCACCGTTCACCAGGAATCCGGTTCACCCG is part of the bacterium genome and encodes:
- a CDS encoding MFS transporter, which produces MRPDFPFRPAAFPFFYGWVIVAAATLGIVASIPGQTMGVSVFTDHLIEATGLSRLQISNAYLLGTIVSGLLLPLGGSLVDRFGVRRTVVVACSGLAITLTFLAFADRLAEGLATALPFFPVSVASFALLALGFTGIRFSGQGMLTLVSRTMMARWFERRRGLVSAISGPFVNFSFAGAPLLLALWISRAGWRGAWLEMAITVGVGMSAIGWLLFRESPEECGLGMDGDEPVAKATSPATTHHEGEHGFTRAEALRTGAFWLVTSGIGIQAMVGTGITFHIVDLGAEMGLNAAQSVAIFLPIALVTTPVGFLAGMAADRYPIRHLIMTMMVGQVLMFAGIANMADPWLRFVAIAGWGVASGFYGPLTVAALPSFFGRTHLGSIQGAMMSCLVISSALGPSALALLRDQFDSYVPGLYLMIALPIGVLLVAPFTRNPVHPT